ATTAGATCCTTGACTTTAGTGCCTTTTTAACATTGTCATTggtattgtatatttttaatctcatcttCAATTGAccctttaaacttttaattcttttcaattaagcccttgattatACCAATTAGGCTCTTCAAAGTTTAATCGGGTCCCTGATCTTCTAAGTATTGCAAATTGACATTAATTAGgcctttaaacttaattttctttcaattaattctttaattaaataaattaaacccattaaaagtttaattaagcccttaaacttaattaattcttctaattttggtcaaattgactttcaaacttaattttgcttcaattaagtccttaattaagttaattaaaccaataaaagtttaattaaaacccttaaacttaattaattctttcaattttggtcaaattgactttcaaacttaattttgcttcaattaaatccttaattaaGTCAATCAAAGccattgaaattttaattaagcccttgaatttaattaattattctaattttggctaaattgattttcaaacttaattttgctTCAACTAAGTCCTTAATTAAACAGATCTTATCAATAACATTCCAATCTTACTAACCTTCTGGCATTTTGACATGTTGCAACTTGAAAGCTTATCTATTTGTGtcctaaatagtttttttggattttggatttattatctttttggatttttaaatcttttaaaaaagaaaaaaaaagttacataaaaaaatttaagagtgctaaaattgagttatgataACATCCATGAGCTGGCCTGGCCCaagtttaaatttcatttggaaaaataaaattttatggtccaaaatattattttacaatttacTCAAACTCACCTTATGCCCAAGCTGAGCCGGCGTGCAcactttgttaaaattttaattttaatcctgAAGCACACTTTGTTAGAACATCTCATCTTTAAAAGCTTAGGTGTTTTTgagttcaattttaatttttcaattacctatttttataaacactaggaaatttttgtgtttgttccAAAGTGGAATAAAATTCTTTAGAGGGTTTTGGATTTCATCAAAGCATGCCAACCTAAAGTTTTTTAAGATCATTTTCTCATTCtcccataatttatttaaatcatgttaatattttatgttaaaaaaacatatgttagAGATTAAATTCCAACAAAATTTTAGTTCAAAAAATGAGTAAATCTCACTTTTAATTTGACATCAAAAGTGCTTATTAactaatttaaacaaatttccAAGAGAAATACATTTATACATAGACTTCTCTTAATGAatcacaaataacaattaattgATGGGAGATTTATCCACTATAGTAGAATTGTTGTGCAATTGGtatgatgatgttttttaagagcttgtttatttttatgtttcaaatttttttttgaaaaaaatattttttttattttaaattatttatttatatttttagattattttgatgtgatgatataaaaaataattgttttaaaataaaaaaaaatactattttaatatatttttaaacaaaaatactttgaaaagtaattatCATTACAATAccatatatgataaaaataaataactcatGGATGAtccataaaaaaagtatttaattatttaaatttgtaaaaaacaatgataagaaTGGATCATGGAGGAtcctaaaatataataatattaaaaaatataaataaattttatatctttAGTTGCTAAATAATTTTGGTAATTCATGAAAGGTTATGCATGTTTTTCAATATCTATCTATTCAACAATACAGTGTAAGCCACCGCCACTCAGTTCAGTCCCTGTATCTGAACCGAAACTCCCGCCTCTGATATGACAACTTCCTCTTTATCAACAGTTCAGTCCTCAATTAATCACAAGCGACTTCGATTATCACCACAACGAGCCTCACCTAAACTCGATTTTATTAGAATTCCACAAAATCACAAAATCTACTGCGGCTGCTCTTGCTTTGAGGCGAGTAAttaattctctgtttttttcccctaatcaTCAGCAGCAGCTGCTGCTGATGATTCCTgtatgcttttttttaatagttaatcactgtaggattaattaaaatcatcaaGTGTTAATTGCAGGTTAAGGATGTTAGCTATAGACCTCCAGGGACTGAGCTTAATCTCTTAAATAAAGTTACCTTTTCGCTTCCAGAGAGAAGGTAatgatttaattctttaattaattaaatgacgTGTTTTGCTGTATGAATCTTATTCTTCTTGCTCTGATTGATGTagttttggcttgatttttggTCAAAGTGGGAGTGGAAAAACTACTCTTTTGCAGGTTTATAACTGCCGTTAATTGAATTGGAAATGGTGTTTTGGTCCTTcttgtaatttgtaattttgtgtttttattttttgtagctTCTTTCAGGGATAAGCAAACCAACGTCAGGTTCGATTTGTGTTCAAAGATATGGGAATGATGGAAATCCAAACCAATTGCCTGAACAGCTATCTCCTGAAAAAGTTGGTATTGTCTTTCAATTTCCCGAGAGGTATTCGTCCTTTGATAATTTGGAAATTTAGAATGCTTGCTATCTACATCGAGCCATTTCCGGCTTTAGGTTTATATACAGTTGAGTTTTCAAGAATGTTGTCTACTGCAAGCAAGGTACTTTGTGGCTGACACTATTGCTGATGAAGTTACATTTGGGTGGCCAAGGCGAAAGAGCAGCGTTCAATTAAGGGAGCATCTTGCTTTGAATCTGCAAAGAGCTGTAAATTGGgtacctgtttttttttttttttttctttttttaaattttttttaaaaaagtgatcgtgttttaccttttccttttctggtcatttttttcttgaggTTGTCTATGATACATTACATTACATCTTGATGCCAGTTCTTAACACAGTACTTAATTTAATGATGTATTTAGGTTGGATTGAATGGGATCTCATTGGATAAAGATCCTCACTCGCTAAGTGGTGGATATAAACGTCGGCTTGCCCTGGCTATTCAATTGGTAAGAACCTATATGTAATTAGGTAGTTTTGCAACCTTTATACTCGTAGCATGCTTTGAGTAATGAATGTTCTCAATCTAATGTTCAGGTTGAAGTCCCTGATCTGTTGATATTGGATGAGCCTCTTGCTGGTCTAGGTAGGGGTCACACTCTGTAATTTTTGGTTCCTAAACCATTCCTTGTCTTCCCTCATGTTTAAACTCACTGAGGATGGTTAGTGTGATCCTTTTGAAGCTAATCAGCATTTAACATCTGAACCTGTAAATGCAGttttctcaaattttaaatgtatgaatattttTAGCAATTAAGAGTCAAGAGAGGCCTGCTCTGAGCATGTGTGATCTCGATGCCTAAACATCAGCTATTTGATGACCAAGTTATGGATttgaattttctattatttcctttcttttcatcaGTGATACCAAACTACACATCAGTGGTACCCCTTACCATATCTCTCTGCCCCAATATTTTGGGTCTTTGA
This DNA window, taken from Populus alba chromosome 17, ASM523922v2, whole genome shotgun sequence, encodes the following:
- the LOC118030959 gene encoding ABC transporter I family member 11, chloroplastic → MTTSSLSTVQSSINHKRLRLSPQRASPKLDFIRIPQNHKIYCGCSCFEVKDVSYRPPGTELNLLNKVTFSLPERSFGLIFGQSGSGKTTLLQLLSGISKPTSGSICVQRYGNDGNPNQLPEQLSPEKVGIVFQFPERYFVADTIADEVTFGWPRRKSSVQLREHLALNLQRAVNWVGLNGISLDKDPHSLSGGYKRRLALAIQLVEVPDLLILDEPLAGLDWKARADVVKLLKHLKKELTILVVSHDLKELAALVDHSWRMEMGGFLREELLPV